The window AGCTTGGGCAAATCCACAATATATTTCACGTTTCATAGTTGGGGAAGTGTGTGGAAGATGAGTTGATGGTTGTATCTcttgatgatattcaatttgatGAGAGGTTGAATTATATGGAAAAGCCCATTGCGATTCTGGACAGAGAAACAAAAGTCCACTGGAACAAGGAAGTgaagttagtaaaggtgcaatggcagcaccgaagaggcttcgaatggacctgggagccagaggacgagatgaggAAGCATTATCCATACCTTTTTGcatcaacagacttcgaggatgaagtctagttcaaatgTGGGAGTTTTGTAACGCTTGATCCATGTATTATTCATTTCTCAACATTTTTAAGGTTTTGGTCTGGAACTCGACGAGCTGGGGAGCTCTCACTCGTTGTGTAGGAATCTATTTAGCTAAGGAGTTTAAGAATCCAACTTAACTAGTTAGGGAGCTCCAACTAGACGACTTGAAAACtaaagatgaaaccctaattttagggtgttgcaccctatataaaggacgTAAACCCTCTTTGCTGGCCTCCCTACCAGCCTCCCTGTCTAGAGAAACCCTCGATTTGTATTCCATCTTGCATCTTGTGCGTGGTGAGCTTAAAAGAGTTGTTTTTTGTGATTCCTGAAAGGATCTTGAAGGTGGGAAGCATCTAGTTGGAAGGAGGGGATTTAGATCCAAAAACTCTTCTTTACAAGCAAcatttttgaggtataaagtcgtcactttgacatgtattcatctAGATCTCCTTGGTTTAAGTATGATTTTGGGGTTTTGGTTGAGTTGTCCAAAAGATGTGGATTCCAGGGGTTGTCAAGCTAGATCTGACCCCTTCATGACCTCTTGAagcttaaagttgcaaactttatatgTCCCTATGTCCCATACATGTAATATGTAAATTATGAAGTCACAAATGAGCCTTAGAGGGTATTTCTagcatgcatggacataaaggtggaaactttacgtgttttgCCTACCTTGGGAcatcagatctatgttttggaacaTTAGAGtgagagtttaagggcttaatgggtcAGGAGCCTCTTAAAAGGACTTAGGGTttgagtttgaagctttatagATGGTCCttgagggtaaagttggaaactttacccttctagacatcatTTTCAAAGGGAATTGAGGTTTGCAGTCTTTGGATTGAAAGgaaacaacttaatgcattaagaagtgGGATTTCtggccaactcaacgagttcatgagtgaactcgacgagttggtgtgaTTTTCATGATCCGGCTAGTCaacaagggaactcgacgagttgataaccaaacttggcgagttgagtcaaatTGGAATGTTGACATGGACTTTGAATTTGAATAATGTTGACTCTTAGGGTTTGAAACATTGATTCTAATTTGAGGAGCTATTATGTTTAGGGATTGAGTAGAGTAGATACTCAGAGACAGGGACTATTCAACTATTTTCagtatttgaggtgagtcttttcaccacACTCATggctcgaaggcaccaaggccgtcaTATTAATTAATATGATATCTTTGTATTGAAAGGGAAATGATATGTTATTTGGTTTATGTATGggtttatgtgaagaccatggggtGAGCCCATGAGGCTTgtcaagaccatgggggagcccatgacaaaAGAAAATAAGACCATGGAGGTAGCCTATGACATTCcattgaagaccatggagggagtccatggcaatttgtatgtatatgtatgagcatgacattatgtgattatatgattaatttgtgTGATCGGGAAACTCTCTaagtttgtgcttacagtttatttggatgtttcaggtacttctattgATAAAGGTAATGGCCCGGCTTGATGATGAGACATGCATTCCCCGGTGTTTTTACATTTAGTTTTGTATACTctacattttcaaaataacatggATATGTATTGAGATTTTTATATTTACTTTCGTTGATGTTATGAAAATGaaagttaaattttttttgaaagttaGGCTGTTACACCAATAATTTACTTTGCATATTTATTAACGAGAACAAACAAAATGCACTTTTTCATGGATATAACTCTGGACCAAAGTACCAAAATTAACCATCCTATAATTCATTATTATGCATATCATAAGTTTATTTTTTATGGCATCTACAATGTATTGAATTTTACAGAGTTCGATAGATTGATACatcatttttctaaattaaataaaACTCCATTAATTTTTTCTTACAATGCATTAAACTGTAAAGAGTTCAATAAAAAGTTACAAAAGCTAATTTATACTATCTATTCAAGATtagaaaacttttatttttacaATCGAAGAGTTCAATAACCATTGAACTCCGAATTCATTGTGTGCCAAGATGACATCTCACTATGGTAGAGTTTCATCAATTGAATGACAACTAGATTTGCCACCACTTTCAACCATCTCAATGAACTATCATTGTTATCATTGTGGATAGTCTTACAAACAACTCGTCAGATTAATCAATGCTTTCACTTCATATGCCAATTACAAATTTCTTTGTCATTACTAAATGATACATGATTCTTTATTCAACATGCTTCAGTATTGAAGCCATGCACACAATACAAGCAAAACTACAATTACGACAACTGTATTATTGATGAATATAAGGCACGAGATCCCTCATGTTTAAATACACGAATACGACTTGCAAGTTCCTGTATCTCGTGATCGCCAGCCACACCTTTAAACTTGCTAACATCGAGTTGCTCAAGTTCCTGGCACCCTTTTAGGATCACGATTAGATCGTCCCTTTCAATGGCCGAATACTTTAAATCTAGAGTCTTAATGTGTGGTAGTTGGGACGCTATGGCTAAAGCCACATCTGCATCGAGCCATGGAACATAAATACTTAAATGATTGAAGTTGTGACAGTGTTTACTAATGTTGGCAATGGTTTTCTTCAATCCGATCAAAGATGCAATTTGTAAAGCCTCTAATTTTTTGCAGTTGCAGATAGAGTTTGACACTTCAAAGTTAATCACATAGCTCAAATAGCTTGGTAAAACCAATTGCTTTAAAGAGGGACATCTACATATCAAAAAAGGATAAACACTACAGAGGTTAAGGTATAGGACACTAAATCCTAGAAGTGTGAATTTAACTATTGTGGAATAGTATTAACAGACCAATTCCACCAGTGTTGTTTTTGACCCATATATAAATTCAATAATCTTGACCCGAAGTCATTAAACAATTACAATGCACACCCATTTTGTCATGTCTAATGATTTTACTATCGAATCAACTTACCTTTGAGCTATCCATGCAATTTGACCTGCTTTCAAAACCGATTCAGGGTGAAACACAATCGTGGTTACAAGTCCATGGCTACGCTTGATTGCAAATTGAAGGAACTTGTCTACTGAATCATCGGCATACTTGGTATAGTCAAGTGGCTTCATCAGACAAAAATCTGACCATGAATCCTCGTCTATTTCCAATATCGGCTTCGGAGGTTTGGAACTTTGTAAACAGCGGGATTTAGTAAAGATGAGTTGTTCCCAACATTGAGGATAGAATGTAGCATCATACCAATACTTGCAGACTAAAGGAATAGTGTCTACGAGTGATTCAACTCCGACTCTCCCAAAAATCTCAACGAGACAGTGAATGGGCAACTCGTTCCAATCTCTTTGTTCcatctttgaaaaaaaaaatgcaggGAGTCGCCAATAGTTTTCAGCGATATCATGCATCAATAACATCAAAAAGTTCATATTTTAATGTGGATCAGATCTTGTCAGAAATAAATTATACGTAAAATCATATAACTTATagataaaaccaaaataaaatattCTACTGTTAGGTAACTCGATCACATCGCGACAAGTATTCAAGTATATAACGacgaaaattaaataaaaaaaaaagtactgAAAATGAGATTGTTGGTTCAAGGAAACCCAATTGTGAACTCATAATCATCAACTATTTTTTATTGAActttaaaactttttcatctcACCACAAAATTCATGCTGATCACCTGCTCGCAATCTAGGCagacacaaataaaaatattcagATCTCACAACATTTTTTGTTGAACAAAATTACGTTCGAAGATATAGGAGCATAAAAGAATTAGTAGAAAACACTTTATAACTTgcaataaaagaaaaatgaaaccgACATAAGCTTACCGGAAGATTGTAGAGAACGAATGCAGTTGATTGGGCTTAGAAATAATACCAAACTATGCAGACCAGGATGGAAAATGGCGCATCTATATTAGTATACAAGGGAGGATATGATCAATGTTATGGAAGTTGGAGCATTATTTAATATATAGGGGCCCAATCACTCAATTTTAATCTTTATTGTATTTGTCTTTAAGAgatctttttttttcctttttgccCCGGACCCCATATATGTTTGGACCGGTCTTGATTTTAATCAATAAATAAACCAAAATACTGAAATAGtcattattttattcaaatgcaTAAAAAGTAAAGATAGGGGGAGGGTTTTGAAAACGAGTAAAACTAAAATGAAATACGGtaacagaaatactagaaacaaaagTAAACAGAATCCGGTTTCAAGTACTATTCACCTAATTAATCTAAGCTAGTGATGAATCAATGTCAATTGTACTCTAAGTTGATACTGAAAATTCTAACAAGCTCTAGCATTAAGTTTTGTGAGAATATTCCCGACAACAtacaatactcctcacaagctcgggaacGTAAGAATGTGTCATTTTAGTATACACCAAAGTTAATGTACCATTCCAAAAATAAAgggtaaaatttcatttttattataattaaaatactaTTGTAGCTTTGTTCAAATATTAAAAAACCAtttcaaataaaacatttatcagagttcattctcaaagatcacatattgcggaaaacatgAGTGTATGCGCTGCAATCATCCCGAactattttatttgaaaattggagtacctgaaacataaactgaaaactgtaagaacaaaacttagtgagttcgtcaaataccacataccatacatattaaaCGAACCATATAGGTCATACATAACTGTGAGCCATACATACCATTCATATACCATAATCAATAAGAGTGTTATGTGTCAACCATAGTCTTGTCATTATGCTATAAGTAACCTTGTAGTCTTCAATGCCAGGTCGGTGGCcaaaaccctgggtcttacagacaagtgccaggagccacctcctggtcttccatgcaagtatcacaaagacaactagcatagtATCTTTAGCTACATAACTACTAATTACCAGAGTTCAGACTTTGGTCTTGCATACAGGTTGCCAAGAgctgcctcctggtctttcatacatagtgcccagggctaacccctgggtcttcctacaacacataaaccaaatgggccgaCATTTGTTCTGTTGATCCTTAGAACAGTGATGAGATTCACCTCAAATACAGCAGCTCACTAAAAGAAATCCTTAGTTGTTGCCCTGTTGGCTTCCTAAGCTGTCAATACCAACAATACACCCAATTAGGAATTGGGTCCCAAGCTATAATCCATAATCCTTACttggggtaaaataaccatttaaaCCCTGACCCAACATGAACCAAAAATGAGGCCCAATTCCAAAAGACCAACAAAGGACCGCTAATAGCCCAAATTTTCAAATTGGGGCCAACCCATATGAGTCTTATCCAAAGCCCATAATTTTCTTGATTACAAATCTGATTACCTCAAATACCCCCTTAGAATAACTCGGTCAAAGGctaaagtcaaaagtcaatgtCACCAGcctgagttgacccaactcgtcgagtttatcctTAGACTCTTCGAGTTCAACTAACAATCTACGAATTTGGTAAAAGTCGAGCCGACTCGCTAAGTTTATCCATAAACTCACCGAGTTGCCACAAACTCACATCCTAATAAATTAAGTCAACATTATCGACTCTAACGACTGCACAACTCACATCTAAACCAATATAAGATCTAGAAGtgaaaagtttccaactttacccctacgAACCACCTAAAGGGGTCCAAACCCAAGCCCTAGATAGCCACggaaagtttccatctttatgcTTAAGCATGACTAGAAGGAGCTCAAAAGCTCAAAAAGGGATAAATGAAAGACTTAACGGATACATGAAGCCCTTAAACCCACAAAGTTGGTACCCTTATGCAAAAAGAGCGCATGAAGATCATGGATCTGAAAGTATAAACACTTGGTACTTCTACTTCCCCATCAACCACCCATCCATGGTCAAAAGCATACAATCTAACCCAAAAAGATATCTAAGTAAATATTAAGCAAGGTTAGAACTTTGTATCTGAAATGTGTTGGAAATGGAGCAAAGAATCAAGATTTGAAAGCTCctacttgaaccaccaccttgcaccaagcttctcttccttcaatgagcttcaaacacaccaaaacacacccaCAATGAGCTCACAATACTCAAGGAGGCtatagggtttcgagattagggttaagGGCTATggaaagtttccatctttatgcTTAAGCATGACTAGAAGGAACTCAAAAGCACAAAAAGGGATAAATGAAAGACTTAACGGATACATGAGGCCCTTAaacccataaagttggcacctttatgaaAAAAGAGCTCATGAAGATCATGGATCTGAAAGTATAAACACTTGGTACTTCTACTTCCCCATCAACCACCCATCCATGGTTAAAAGCATACAATCTAACCCAAAAAGATATCTAAGTAAATATTACGCAAGCTTAGAACTTTGTATCTAAAATGTGTTGGAAATAGAGCAAATAATGAAGATCTAAAAGCTCCTACTTGAatcaccaccttgcaccaagcttctcttccttcaatgagcttcaaacacaccaaaaacaCACCCATAATGAGCTCACAATACTCaaggaggctctagggtttcgagattagggttaaagGCTGTGGAGGTAGGGAATGAGGTCAACACCTGGgatttaaggtgtttaaataaggtgtaaatcgctaaaattagggtttctcaatcagcgtccaactcgtcaagtttcttTCAACAGCCCGTCGAGTTGGTCCATAAGAACACGTGACCTAAAAGCTTCCAACACGTAGACTTTCCCAcaatcaactcgatgagttggtcctTAGAAAAAGGGATTTATTCCACAATTGATCTTCTAGattccgggtgttacaactcccccccccccttaaattagatttcgtcctcgaaatcgttcCTTACTAACACACGTATCAAAACAAACAACGTAAGgaacacaaaaaaaaatattatgcgCATAAGAAAATCTTCCCAAGACAACCGAAACCCCAAATCGAAACTTCCATCCCGAGGACAATAATCAAACCTTCATCCTTTGCAACCTACTTCTATTTTTCTGATACATGAAATCTATCATGGTCTGACTCCCCGACAGACTGCCCACGCTAAAACAACTACTTTTCAAACTCTCAACGAATAACAGACCAAATATAACACTTCCAACTCTGAACATACAACGTGTAACGCTTGTGTTTCTAGTTCTTTAGAGGATTAGGAACCAaacttacaagctagaattaccagaagaactagacggtattcataacactttccatgtgttttatttgaggaagttcatgggggATGTTCCCAACATAATTCAAATTTCTTAATTATGGTTGGATGAAAGCAAGATGTTAATTGaagaaccggaggcaatcgttgaccgtaagactaagaagttgcgacggaagatggtcgatttagtgcttgtgcg of the Lactuca sativa cultivar Salinas chromosome 6, Lsat_Salinas_v11, whole genome shotgun sequence genome contains:
- the LOC111895911 gene encoding F-box/LRR-repeat protein At3g48880 isoform X2 encodes the protein MEQRDWNELPIHCLVEIFGRVGVESLVDTIPLVCKYWYDATFYPQCWEQLIFTKSRCLQSSKPPKPILEIDEDSWSDFCLMKPLDYTKYADDSVDKFLQFAIKRSHGLVTTIVFHPESVLKAGQIAWIAQRCPSLKQLVLPSYLSYVINFEVSNSICNCKKLEALQIASLIGLKKTIANISKHCHNFNHLSIYVPWLDADVALAIASQLPHIKTLDLKYSAIERDDLIVILKGCQELEQLDVSKFKGVAGDHEIQELASRIRVFKHEGSRALYSSIIQLS
- the LOC111895911 gene encoding F-box/LRR-repeat protein At3g48880 isoform X1 gives rise to the protein MNFLMLLMHDIAENYWRLPAFFFSKMEQRDWNELPIHCLVEIFGRVGVESLVDTIPLVCKYWYDATFYPQCWEQLIFTKSRCLQSSKPPKPILEIDEDSWSDFCLMKPLDYTKYADDSVDKFLQFAIKRSHGLVTTIVFHPESVLKAGQIAWIAQRCPSLKQLVLPSYLSYVINFEVSNSICNCKKLEALQIASLIGLKKTIANISKHCHNFNHLSIYVPWLDADVALAIASQLPHIKTLDLKYSAIERDDLIVILKGCQELEQLDVSKFKGVAGDHEIQELASRIRVFKHEGSRALYSSIIQLS